CCACGCACCGGCACCTCGACCACGTCGGGGCGCTCGCGTCGATCGGCGCGGCCACCGGCGCGCAGCTCGCGGCCGGTGCTCCCGACGCGGACGCCATCGCCGAGGCGACCGGAGCGACCATCACGCGCTCCCTGCACGACGGCGACACCCTCGTCCTCGGCCACCTCACGTTCGAGGTGGTCGCCCTGCGTGGTCACACCCCCGGGTCGGTCACGCTCGTCTACCGCGAGCCCGAGCACGCGAGCGCACCGGGCGCCGTGCCCGGCCGCGCCCACCTGTTCACCGGGGACTCGCTCTTCCCCGGTGGCGTCGGGAGCACGTCGAACGACCCGGACCGTTTCGCCCTGCTCCACGCGGACGTCACGACCAGGCTCTTCGACCGGTTCGACGACGCCACCTGGGTGTACCCGGGCCACGGGGCCGACACGACGCTCGGGGCGGAACGACCCCACCTCGACGAG
This region of Oerskovia jenensis genomic DNA includes:
- a CDS encoding MBL fold metallo-hydrolase, whose amino-acid sequence is MAYTGDVTAGGPSDLRVLDEVEVRKLAVGPAENNAYLLTCRGSGAQLLVDAAAEPDRLLELVREGSPTTRLDLVLTTHRHLDHVGALASIGAATGAQLAAGAPDADAIAEATGATITRSLHDGDTLVLGHLTFEVVALRGHTPGSVTLVYREPEHASAPGAVPGRAHLFTGDSLFPGGVGSTSNDPDRFALLHADVTTRLFDRFDDATWVYPGHGADTTLGAERPHLDEWRERGW